TGCGCCAATTGCTGCTTCAAAAGCGCAATTTGTTGCTCGGGGCTTGGCTGCTCATCGGTTGAATGCGACATCCGCGTCTCCGCTCACGTAGGCTTTGCCCGATCGGCAAGGTTTAGCAACGGTGCCTGCTCGGCCTGAAGCGCCTCCTCTTATCGATGCGTTCGATTTGCCGCAACCACCTGATTTAGCTTGGAGTTGCGCAGCTCCGGGAGACGTTATGAAAGGTATCGTCGGACTCGCCTGGGCAACTGTAGCGCAAGCCGCTACAATCCGCGGCCCGCCGAGAGGCTTGGCGTCAGGGAGTGGGGAAATCGATTTCAGGGTGTGCTGAAAAAGGGAGTACTGATCATGCTCACCGTCGAACTGTTGGAAGAAGCATTGGAACTTGCCCGTCGTGCCGGCTACAAAGTGCGGCAAGAATGGCTGGACGGCTGCGCTGGCGGCGCGTGCGTTATTCGCGGACAGAAGTGGCTGTTTTTGGATCCCACGCTATCGCCCGCCGACCAATTGCAAGAAGTGCTGAATGCAATGTGGGCCGATCCGGAGGTGGCCTCCATCGACTTGGGTCCGGAACTGAACGAATTCGTTCCGCAGCGCAAGGCGGCCTGAAGAACGTCCCCGCGCTATTCATCTCGTGATAAAACCGCAACCGGCGGTCGCGCTGGCGCCACAAAAAAATCATCCGCGGCAACTCTGCGCGATCGGCGGTCGCAGCTTTATATACGGTACAGTCCCTGCGCTTCAATATATTTTTCCACGGCCCGCGGCGTGCGGTAGCGAATGCTCAGCCCGGCGGCAACTCGGCGGCGCAAATCGGATGCGCTTAAATCGATGGTCGGCATTTCCACACGGTGCGATCGGGCAATCGCCAGGCGCTCGGGCGACATCAGTTGAGACAATACCGTGTCGTCTGGGTCCGGCGAGCCGGTGCGGCGCACGACCACGGGAATGGCCAATTCGCAAATGCGCTGCGGCTGCCGCCAGGTGGGCAAATCGGCCAGCGAATCGGCGCCCATCAGAAAAAATAATTCGCGTTGCGGTTGCTCGTTGTGCAGTTGCTGAAGCGTGTCGAAAGTATAACTCACGCCGCCGCGGTCAATTTCTCCCGTGTATACCGCAAAGGTTTCCTGACCGCCGATGGCCAGC
The DNA window shown above is from Pirellulales bacterium and carries:
- the nadD gene encoding nicotinate-nucleotide adenylyltransferase; translated protein: VLAECCREQCRLDAVWFVPAAIPPHKQHRALSEGTDRVEMLKLAIGGQETFAVYTGEIDRGGVSYTFDTLQQLHNEQPQRELFFLMGADSLADLPTWRQPQRICELAIPVVVRRTGSPDPDDTVLSQLMSPERLAIARSHRVEMPTIDLSASDLRRRVAAGLSIRYRTPRAVEKYIEAQGLYRI